A genomic stretch from Chitinophaga agri includes:
- a CDS encoding SAM hydrolase/SAM-dependent halogenase family protein has translation MSIITLTSDIGLQDYLVGAIKGQLWQHCPGVPVMDITHQISPFNLPQATYICKSAFSYYPPRTFHIVLINLFDRKADHVLLAEHNGQYIACADNGLITMIAGGSPDKVVKLQLNKERPQDTFTILKRFADAYKELQNGKSLTDIGELASEFVIKNNLQPLTGEDYIDGQIIHIDNFENVVVNITREQFEEHRQNRPFSIFFRRDEVITQLCETYADVPEGHKLALFNAAGYLEIAINKGNAAGLFGLQGFTRDQLTSGYQKLAFYQTIRIIFG, from the coding sequence ATGTCCATTATTACTCTGACATCCGACATCGGCCTTCAGGACTACCTGGTTGGCGCCATCAAAGGGCAGCTGTGGCAACACTGTCCTGGTGTCCCCGTCATGGACATTACTCACCAGATCTCCCCTTTCAATCTGCCACAGGCTACATATATATGTAAGAGCGCCTTCTCTTACTATCCGCCACGTACCTTCCATATTGTGCTGATCAACCTCTTTGACAGAAAGGCCGATCATGTGCTACTGGCCGAACATAATGGACAATATATTGCCTGTGCGGATAACGGACTGATAACAATGATTGCAGGCGGATCTCCTGACAAAGTGGTTAAACTACAGTTGAACAAGGAACGCCCGCAGGATACCTTTACGATCCTGAAACGCTTTGCTGATGCCTACAAAGAGTTGCAAAACGGTAAGTCGCTCACAGATATCGGCGAACTGGCCAGTGAATTCGTCATCAAGAATAACCTTCAGCCGCTGACAGGCGAAGATTATATTGATGGTCAGATCATCCATATCGACAACTTCGAGAACGTAGTGGTCAATATCACCCGCGAGCAATTTGAAGAACACCGCCAGAACCGGCCATTTTCCATCTTCTTCCGCAGAGATGAAGTGATCACCCAACTCTGTGAAACCTATGCAGACGTGCCGGAAGGTCATAAACTGGCCCTGTTTAACGCAGCTGGCTATCTCGAAATAGCCATCAATAAAGGTAATGCTGCCGGCCTCTTTGGTTTGCAGGGCTTCACCCGTGATCAGCTCACTTCCGGATACCAGAAACTGGCCTTTTACCAGACCATCCGCATTATCTTCGGCTAA
- a CDS encoding SOS response-associated peptidase family protein — protein MVSQNGEIDLITDIFPELQNVKHLEFSTEQLTLINANAFQLANVVVRHQDRLLLGEMEWGIHPAFETDKAAFHRRRLNMVNARQENLLDPNSYWNNKGLIKNAVLIPVNKIYEHRHIDTWDTAVPYAISTNHQPEEEYFYIPGIYQVYDEQLPDGQKRKYSGFAMITTEANETMRHIHNHGENKHRMPLYVPLEMARQWVSPKRTFGDFKEIINYQLPSEDLNYHTVHPLTGKRQRPDNKGKDAAWTWPGLPPLGNDTPLNINNIIDPRLQKAS, from the coding sequence ATGGTATCGCAGAATGGAGAAATCGACTTAATCACCGATATTTTTCCTGAACTACAAAACGTAAAGCACCTCGAGTTCAGCACCGAACAACTCACACTCATCAACGCCAACGCCTTCCAACTGGCCAACGTCGTCGTGCGCCATCAGGACCGCCTGCTGCTCGGAGAAATGGAATGGGGAATACACCCCGCCTTCGAAACAGACAAAGCCGCCTTTCATAGACGGAGGTTGAACATGGTCAACGCCCGCCAGGAAAACCTGCTCGATCCAAATTCCTATTGGAATAACAAAGGACTTATTAAGAACGCGGTGCTCATACCCGTAAACAAAATTTACGAACACCGGCACATCGACACCTGGGACACAGCAGTGCCCTACGCCATCAGCACCAATCACCAGCCAGAAGAAGAATACTTCTATATACCTGGCATCTACCAGGTATACGATGAACAACTACCAGACGGCCAGAAACGCAAATATTCCGGCTTTGCCATGATTACCACCGAAGCCAACGAAACCATGCGCCACATCCACAACCATGGAGAGAACAAGCACCGCATGCCCCTCTACGTACCGTTAGAGATGGCCAGGCAATGGGTATCGCCCAAACGCACCTTCGGAGATTTCAAAGAAATCATAAACTACCAACTCCCATCAGAAGACCTGAACTATCACACCGTCCATCCGCTCACCGGCAAAAGGCAACGGCCCGATAACAAAGGTAAAGACGCTGCCTGGACTTGGCCCGGACTGCCACCATTAGGCAACGACACACCCTTGAATATCAATAACATCATTGACCCACGACTGCAAAAAGCGTCCTAG
- a CDS encoding SDR family oxidoreductase encodes MQNKVVVITGGTSGIGKALAITYLKAGAKVAVCGRKSDVLQAMENEVASDNLYTFTADVSKEEDCKQFIEQVIARLGKIDILINNAGISMRALFRDADLTVLKQLMDINFWGTVYCTKYALPSLLANKGTIVGVSSIAGYRGLPGRTGYSASKFAMQGFLEALRTENLHTGINVMWVSPGFTASNIRNTALNEQGRAQAETPLDEGKLMSAETVADEIMKAVTKRKRTLVLTGQGKLTVLLSKLFPGLLDGLVYNHFRKEPGSPLK; translated from the coding sequence ATGCAAAATAAGGTCGTAGTGATCACAGGGGGTACCTCCGGTATCGGAAAGGCGCTCGCAATAACTTACCTGAAGGCCGGGGCGAAAGTTGCCGTATGCGGCAGAAAGTCCGATGTCCTCCAGGCAATGGAAAATGAAGTTGCGTCGGATAACCTCTATACATTTACTGCCGATGTGAGCAAGGAAGAAGATTGTAAACAGTTCATTGAGCAGGTCATTGCCCGGCTAGGTAAAATTGACATACTCATTAATAACGCGGGTATCTCCATGCGGGCATTGTTCCGGGATGCGGACCTGACCGTGTTAAAGCAGCTGATGGACATCAACTTCTGGGGAACCGTATATTGTACAAAATATGCGTTACCTTCATTGCTAGCGAACAAAGGAACCATTGTCGGTGTATCTTCTATAGCAGGTTACAGAGGCTTGCCCGGACGTACCGGTTATTCCGCTTCTAAATTCGCTATGCAGGGATTCCTCGAAGCGTTGCGCACTGAAAATCTGCATACAGGCATTAACGTAATGTGGGTGAGCCCGGGCTTTACCGCTTCTAATATTCGTAATACTGCACTGAATGAACAGGGACGCGCGCAGGCTGAAACACCACTCGATGAAGGAAAATTGATGAGTGCTGAAACAGTGGCAGATGAAATAATGAAGGCAGTGACAAAACGGAAACGCACATTGGTACTCACGGGTCAGGGCAAACTGACAGTGTTACTAAGTAAACTTTTCCCCGGACTGCTAGACGGTTTAGTGTATAACCATTTCAGGAAAGAACCAGGGTCTCCACTTAAATAA